The Penicillium psychrofluorescens genome assembly, chromosome: 2 nucleotide sequence GAGCCCCCGGGCGGGGACTGGGACTGGGCCATTTGGCGTGCGGCGGCTTGGGTGGCATAGAAGGCGCCGGAGAGGTTCGTTGAGATGGTGTGTTCGAGGAGGGAGGGTTCGAGGCTGGATAGACAAAGGTAATCAGTTAGACATGGTACGTTCTTAAGATCTGGGTAGCTGCGTACTCGAGAAACTCGGCGAATTGACACACGCCGGCATTGCTCACAAAGACGTCGAGCCGGCCGAATTTCTCGACCGTTTGGGCGACAAATTCCCGGCCGGTCTCGGGCTTGGAAATATCGCCGGCGACGGTAAGAAAGCGCGCTTGGTCTGCGCCGGCTTCGACCTCATTCACGTCCTTGTGCATGGCGGCTAGCAGGTCATCCTCTTTGGCACCACCTAGGTGGCTGACGGAGACTTTCGCTCCATGGCGGAGGTATTCAAGGGCAATTGCCTAACCAATGTCAGTCAGTCACTTTTTGTCCAGGTATTCGAGGATTAGGCACGTACACGACCAATTCCTGTGAGA carries:
- a CDS encoding uncharacterized protein (ID:PFLUO_002680-T1.cds;~source:funannotate), with the protein product MPIPQLLVGKVAAITGGLTGIGRAIALEYLRHGAKVSVSHLGGAKEDDLLAAMHKDVNEVEAGADQARFLTVAGDISKPETGREFVAQTVEKFGRLDVFVSNAGVCQFAEFLDLEPSLLEHTISTNLSGAFYATQAAARQMAQSQSPPGGSIIGVSSISALVGGGQQTHYTPTKAGILSLMQSCAVALGKHGIRCNALLPGTIRTQLNDADMADPTKREYMEGRIPLGRLGQPPDLAGPAVFLACEELSSYVTGAQILVDGGLFVNLQ